A single genomic interval of Acidobacteriota bacterium harbors:
- a CDS encoding tetratricopeptide repeat protein, with amino-acid sequence MTLMRRKEVANWAAVSGLIVGITLGAISLWDLRAARQREKKQVLITVSDLLHDAWDKLEGKRGAELGTLSLANDEVERSSVIEAGRAIDQVLRLDPTNITALGYRGIYLTKLGQYDAAEDVFRRAIVLDPRNAWLYEIRGGSRRVAGKRNLAMTDLKTSIELNPTTAVYERLSLGYLLESQGKLDEAIALYRKASEISPISALAHMRIAGVLQKRGEFDNAISEYRKAATGQPPSSESYTALAFAEALTGNAELGGVYIETALQLAPRDTQVLEDVGGASTLRLADRRKQVCI; translated from the coding sequence TTGACATTAATGCGTCGAAAGGAGGTAGCGAACTGGGCCGCTGTTAGCGGGCTCATAGTTGGAATAACTCTTGGTGCCATCTCGTTGTGGGACTTACGCGCGGCGCGGCAACGGGAAAAAAAACAGGTACTTATTACAGTGTCGGATTTACTTCACGATGCCTGGGATAAGCTGGAGGGAAAGAGAGGTGCCGAATTGGGGACTCTCTCGCTTGCCAACGACGAGGTAGAACGTAGCAGTGTAATTGAGGCTGGCCGAGCAATCGACCAAGTGCTGCGGCTAGACCCAACGAATATCACGGCATTGGGCTATAGAGGTATCTACCTTACAAAACTCGGACAATACGATGCCGCAGAAGATGTATTCAGGCGTGCAATCGTGCTAGACCCCAGAAACGCTTGGCTGTATGAAATTCGAGGGGGTTCGCGTAGAGTGGCTGGTAAACGGAATCTCGCCATGACGGACCTTAAAACCAGCATCGAGCTAAATCCTACTACTGCTGTGTATGAACGGCTGAGCTTGGGGTACTTACTCGAAAGCCAGGGGAAATTGGATGAAGCCATCGCATTGTATCGAAAGGCATCTGAAATCTCGCCAATTTCCGCTCTAGCCCACATGAGGATCGCCGGTGTGCTCCAAAAGCGCGGCGAGTTTGACAATGCAATTAGCGAATACAGAAAGGCTGCCACCGGTCAGCCACCATCGAGTGAATCCTACACTGCTCTAGCATTCGCGGAAGCTTTGACCGGCAATGCGGAACTCGGCGGTGTTTATATCGAGACAGCTCTCCAGCTGGCGCCGCGAGACACACAAGTCCTAGAAGACGTGGGGGGGGCTTCTACCTTGCGGTTGGCAGACCGAAGGAAGCAAGTCTGCATTTAG
- a CDS encoding ribose-phosphate pyrophosphokinase, producing the protein MDRERIKIFFGNSNPALAREICHVLQLPEGQCKISRFSDGEVRVQIDENVRGMDVFVVQPTCQPVNRSLMELLLMIDALKRASARRITAVVPYYGYSRQDRKDRPRVPISAKLVADLLEAAGAHRVLTMDLHAPQIQGYFNLPVDNLLAVPVLVEYFRKLNLPDLTVVSPDAGGVERARFLAKNMRAALAIVDKRRPDANVSEVMNVIGDVEGRTALVVDDMIDTAGTLVKTSQAILDHGAKAVYACCTHAVLSGPAVERIVGSQLTQVVVTNTIPLSEEAEACGRIVMLSVGPLLARAVQSIHEETSVSDLFLQVNNGS; encoded by the coding sequence ATGGACCGAGAGCGCATCAAGATATTCTTCGGCAACTCCAACCCGGCGCTGGCGCGGGAGATTTGTCATGTGCTGCAACTGCCCGAGGGGCAGTGCAAGATTTCGCGCTTCTCCGACGGCGAGGTGCGCGTCCAGATTGACGAGAACGTGCGCGGCATGGATGTCTTCGTGGTGCAGCCCACCTGCCAGCCGGTGAATCGCAGCTTGATGGAGCTGCTGTTGATGATTGATGCGCTGAAGCGCGCGTCGGCGCGGCGCATCACGGCGGTGGTGCCCTATTACGGTTACTCGCGGCAGGATCGCAAGGACCGTCCGCGCGTGCCCATCTCGGCGAAGCTGGTGGCCGATTTGCTGGAGGCCGCCGGCGCGCATCGCGTGCTGACCATGGACTTGCACGCGCCGCAGATTCAGGGCTATTTTAATTTGCCGGTGGATAATCTGCTGGCAGTGCCGGTGCTGGTCGAGTATTTTCGCAAGCTGAACCTGCCCGACCTGACCGTGGTTTCGCCCGACGCGGGTGGCGTGGAGCGGGCGCGGTTTTTGGCCAAGAACATGCGCGCAGCGCTGGCCATTGTCGATAAGCGGCGCCCGGACGCCAACGTCAGCGAAGTGATGAACGTGATCGGCGATGTGGAAGGCCGCACCGCGCTGGTGGTGGACGACATGATCGACACGGCCGGAACGCTGGTGAAGACTTCCCAGGCGATTCTGGACCACGGGGCCAAGGCGGTCTATGCGTGCTGCACGCATGCGGTGCTGAGCGGACCGGCGGTGGAGCGCATTGTGGGATCGCAATTGACGCAGGTGGTGGTTACCAACACCATCCCGCTGAGCGAAGAGGCCGAGGCCTGCGGACGGATTGTGATGTTGAGCGTGGGGCCGTTGCTGGCGCGCGCGGTGCAGTCGATTCACGAGGAGACCTCGGTGAGCGACCTGTTCCTGCAAGTGAATAATGGAAGTTAG
- a CDS encoding 50S ribosomal protein L25: protein MERVTIEAEIRTTGTYDDVRKVRKAGKVAGVLYGGKGGSVAVQVVSRSLVPVLGVQRKHNRLFQLTVKGGESTLAMVVEEQWHPLKSTLTHIDFKRVSMDQKIHVPLSVLHTGLPEGVKLQGGVFEVVMHEVNIECLPADLPDELTVDVTSLGLNQALRIADIQKLVGDKVKLLHDAHAVVFHIVSPRAEEVAAVVAPVEGAVEPEVLKKGKGEAEGAEGGDAKAKGGDAKAGDAKKDTKKK, encoded by the coding sequence ATGGAACGCGTAACGATTGAAGCAGAGATCAGAACTACAGGCACCTATGACGATGTGCGCAAAGTGCGCAAGGCGGGCAAAGTTGCCGGAGTCCTTTATGGCGGCAAGGGCGGCAGCGTAGCGGTACAAGTGGTGTCGCGCTCGCTGGTGCCGGTGCTGGGAGTTCAGCGCAAGCACAACCGATTATTCCAATTGACCGTGAAGGGCGGCGAAAGCACGCTGGCCATGGTGGTGGAGGAGCAGTGGCATCCGCTGAAGTCCACGCTGACCCACATTGATTTCAAGCGCGTGAGCATGGATCAGAAAATCCACGTTCCGCTCTCCGTGTTGCACACCGGGCTGCCGGAAGGCGTGAAGTTGCAGGGCGGCGTGTTTGAAGTGGTCATGCACGAGGTCAACATCGAGTGCCTGCCCGCCGATCTGCCCGATGAGCTGACAGTGGACGTTACCTCGCTCGGCCTGAATCAGGCTCTGCGCATCGCCGATATTCAGAAACTGGTGGGCGATAAAGTAAAGCTGCTGCACGACGCGCACGCCGTGGTCTTCCACATTGTTTCGCCGCGCGCTGAAGAGGTTGCCGCGGTGGTGGCTCCCGTGGAGGGCGCTGTCGAGCCGGAAGTCCTCAAGAAGGGCAAGGGTGAGGCGGAGGGTGCGGAAGGTGGCGACGCCAAGGCTAAGGGCGGAGACGCCAAGGCTGGAGACGCCAAGAAGGATACGAAGAAGAAATAG
- a CDS encoding aminoacyl-tRNA hydrolase — MAVKLVVGLGNPGAEYRHSPHNMGFAVVEQMARRLGVELSRHRAHAMCGSASIGEIKVWLIEPHTFMNLSGKSVRQWFEIEECGPGDLIVIHDELDLPWGRLQIRLQGGSAGHNGIESIIDSIGTKEFVRLRVGVGSDYRLGDPVEYLLKPVSLARRKEVEVIADRAAEAVEEMIREGVATAMNRVNRRTEAEEA, encoded by the coding sequence CTGGCCGTGAAACTTGTGGTTGGGCTGGGCAATCCCGGTGCGGAGTACCGGCACTCGCCGCATAACATGGGCTTCGCGGTAGTCGAGCAGATGGCCCGTCGGCTGGGCGTCGAGTTGAGTCGCCACCGTGCTCACGCGATGTGTGGCTCGGCGTCGATCGGCGAAATAAAAGTTTGGCTGATCGAGCCGCATACTTTCATGAACCTGAGCGGCAAGTCCGTACGTCAGTGGTTTGAGATTGAAGAGTGCGGGCCGGGGGATTTGATCGTCATTCACGACGAGTTGGACCTGCCTTGGGGCCGTTTGCAGATTCGGCTGCAGGGCGGCTCGGCGGGACACAATGGAATCGAGTCGATTATCGACTCCATCGGCACGAAAGAGTTTGTCAGGTTGCGAGTGGGAGTGGGCAGCGACTATCGGCTTGGCGACCCTGTAGAGTACCTGCTGAAACCGGTATCGCTGGCGCGGCGCAAGGAAGTGGAAGTGATCGCCGACCGGGCTGCCGAGGCCGTGGAAGAGATGATTCGCGAGGGCGTGGCCACGGCCATGAATCGCGTGAACCGCCGAACCGAGGCAGAGGAAGCATAG
- the rpsF gene encoding 30S ribosomal protein S6, translating to MRTYEVIFIIRPDMVEEDADKLVALMEAVVTNGGGKVRKTDRMGRRRLAYMVGRFREGIYVLLDIECDAATIMELERRLKVTEPVIKYQSVRTDEEMKRAAKLAAIRAKRPPSRRSRAAAPHAAPAAAAPSAPQAPPPPAAPPAPAAPVAGA from the coding sequence ATGAGAACTTATGAAGTGATCTTCATCATCCGCCCGGATATGGTCGAGGAGGATGCGGACAAGCTGGTCGCGCTGATGGAAGCCGTGGTGACGAATGGCGGGGGCAAGGTGCGCAAGACGGATCGCATGGGCCGCCGTCGTCTGGCTTACATGGTGGGCCGGTTCCGCGAAGGCATCTATGTGCTGCTGGACATCGAGTGCGACGCCGCGACCATTATGGAACTGGAGCGCCGGTTGAAAGTGACCGAGCCGGTGATCAAGTATCAGTCGGTGCGCACGGATGAAGAGATGAAGCGCGCGGCCAAGCTGGCCGCAATTCGCGCCAAGCGTCCGCCCTCGCGCCGTTCGCGCGCCGCCGCGCCGCATGCTGCTCCGGCTGCTGCTGCGCCATCCGCGCCACAGGCCCCGCCGCCTCCAGCCGCTCCGCCTGCGCCCGCTGCTCCGGTCGCCGGCGCGTAA
- the rpsR gene encoding 30S ribosomal protein S18 produces MGSQPTSPRPSGPGGGYGGPRPGGSGPRPGGGSGGPRPGGRPGGGRGFSRRRKVCKFCVERIDYIDYKDARMLGQFVPERGKILPMRTSGVCAPHQRRLMRAIKQARNIALLPFTTEA; encoded by the coding sequence ATGGGATCGCAACCAACATCACCACGACCGTCAGGACCCGGCGGGGGTTACGGTGGACCACGCCCCGGTGGCAGCGGACCTCGTCCAGGCGGGGGGAGCGGCGGACCGCGCCCCGGCGGCCGGCCCGGTGGTGGCCGCGGATTCTCGCGCCGCCGCAAAGTCTGCAAGTTCTGCGTCGAGCGCATCGACTATATTGATTACAAGGACGCGCGCATGCTCGGACAGTTTGTCCCCGAGCGCGGCAAGATTCTGCCCATGCGCACCTCGGGCGTCTGCGCGCCGCACCAGCGCCGCCTGATGCGCGCAATCAAGCAGGCCCGCAACATCGCGCTGCTGCCGTTCACCACTGAGGCCTAA
- a CDS encoding 50S ribosomal protein L9, whose translation MELILREEVAHLGGRGDIVSVKAGYGRNFLLPRKMAVPLTEGNKKVVAQQKIAGLKRDAKDKAEMEALAAILGQVSLSFTRKAGEAGVLFGSVTSIDIAEALNQKGYKLDRRKIHLEEPIKQLGDFQVPVKLHKEVTVQIAVIVAGEAA comes from the coding sequence ATGGAATTGATTTTGCGCGAGGAAGTGGCCCATCTCGGCGGGCGCGGCGACATCGTTAGCGTGAAGGCCGGCTACGGCCGCAATTTTCTGCTGCCGCGCAAGATGGCGGTGCCGCTTACCGAAGGCAACAAGAAAGTAGTGGCGCAACAGAAGATCGCCGGACTGAAGCGCGACGCCAAGGACAAGGCCGAGATGGAGGCGCTGGCCGCCATTCTGGGCCAGGTCTCGCTGTCGTTCACGCGCAAGGCAGGCGAGGCCGGCGTGCTGTTTGGCTCGGTAACTTCCATCGACATCGCCGAGGCCCTGAACCAGAAGGGGTACAAGCTGGATCGCCGCAAGATCCATCTGGAAGAGCCGATCAAGCAGCTCGGCGATTTCCAGGTCCCGGTGAAACTGCACAAGGAAGTAACCGTGCAGATTGCCGTGATCGTGGCTGGAGAAGCCGCCTAG
- a CDS encoding MoxR family ATPase: protein MTRAAAGPSIVHTSSPISGGAATSIHQHLLELERALGVVIRGNGEAVHMALVALLSEGHLLIEDVPGVGKTTMAHALANSIACQFHRVQFTSDLLPSDVVGVSIYNQAKASFEFKPGPVFTNILLADEINRTTPKTQSALLEAMNERQVTVDNQTYPLPDPFMVIATQNPVEHHGTYPLPESQLDRFVMRIRMGYPTAQGEREILRATQVRNDSRNGANGSPGGAGGSNGAGGAGGTMLSGLKGPIADAAQIHEWQNAARQVAVEDTLLDYALKMVARTREHEHIALGVSPRGSQALFRAAQSLALLEGRAYCIPDDFKRLAIPVFSHRIVISPRYVSAQKKSDQAESLVREILDSTEVPL from the coding sequence ATGACCAGAGCCGCCGCCGGTCCATCCATCGTTCACACTTCTTCCCCTATATCGGGCGGCGCCGCGACGTCGATCCACCAACATTTGCTGGAGCTGGAGCGGGCACTGGGCGTGGTGATCCGCGGCAATGGCGAAGCTGTACACATGGCCCTGGTGGCGCTGCTCTCCGAGGGCCACCTGCTGATTGAAGACGTGCCCGGCGTGGGCAAGACCACCATGGCGCACGCGCTGGCCAATTCCATCGCCTGCCAATTCCATCGCGTGCAGTTCACTTCCGACCTGCTGCCCAGCGACGTTGTGGGCGTCTCCATCTACAACCAGGCGAAGGCGTCGTTCGAGTTCAAGCCCGGCCCGGTCTTCACCAACATCCTGCTGGCCGATGAGATCAACCGCACCACGCCAAAGACGCAGAGCGCGCTGCTGGAGGCCATGAACGAGCGCCAGGTTACGGTGGATAATCAGACCTATCCGCTGCCTGATCCGTTCATGGTGATCGCCACGCAGAATCCCGTCGAGCATCACGGCACGTATCCGCTGCCGGAGTCGCAGCTCGACCGCTTCGTGATGCGTATCCGCATGGGCTATCCCACGGCGCAGGGCGAGCGCGAGATTCTGCGCGCCACCCAAGTGCGGAATGATTCGCGCAACGGGGCGAATGGTTCGCCGGGCGGCGCGGGCGGGTCAAATGGCGCAGGTGGCGCAGGCGGCACCATGCTCTCCGGCCTGAAGGGGCCGATCGCGGACGCCGCGCAGATTCACGAATGGCAGAATGCCGCGCGCCAAGTTGCCGTGGAAGACACTCTGCTCGACTACGCGCTGAAGATGGTGGCACGTACCCGCGAGCACGAGCACATCGCGCTGGGCGTCTCGCCGCGCGGCTCGCAAGCGCTGTTTCGCGCCGCGCAGTCGCTGGCACTGCTGGAAGGCCGCGCCTACTGCATCCCGGACGACTTCAAGCGCCTGGCCATCCCGGTCTTCTCGCACCGCATCGTGATCAGCCCGCGCTACGTGTCAGCACAGAAAAAATCCGACCAGGCCGAGTCATTGGTCCGCGAAATCCTGGACTCGACCGAAGTCCCACTGTAA